Below is a genomic region from Drosophila albomicans strain 15112-1751.03 chromosome 2R, ASM965048v2, whole genome shotgun sequence.
tccttTCTGATCCTGACAAATCATATGTCAATCAGCTTGTATTAACAAGTCCTATCAACTCGCCAAAGGACATTAGAATCATCCTTTTAGTTTTCGAGATATCCTGgattttatgattttcaaCAAGTTTCGTTGACCATCTAACTGAAATTTTTCAAGTGTTAGATTTCTATTTAACCCGTACAAATTTGAACGGCAACCTAAAGAACCGTTGTTTGTTAGCTCAGATAACTATATCCTTTAAGGATCCGTCAGGATATGGTCGAGATATtgatcatttttgttttggttcgTACATCTTTGGTTccacctaaaagtatgcaattataacatattttcattagctaaaaTTACTATTAGTGGCAtccccaaaagtatgctatacttAATTGAAAACTTATTACTAAATATCAAAAATGCTTGTTTTACTTACCTATTCACTCAACAATGactattatataaatataataattaattattcattgTCTAATTCtctttttacatatattttatttctttaattatattaaaactgtttgttgattttattaatttgaaagtCGCGCCAAGTATATCGAAATCATCCCTTAAATAGTGTGGCCAGACTAATTACGGTCAAgttataatttggtatatttttgaactaaattactttatttttataaatacgaTTTCCGGTCACACTTACCCCAAGCCGCATGAAAAAGTTGatgaaaaaatagaaaagagtTCTAACGTTTGctgaataaaattatttttaattattaaatactaataaaaagaacaaaatggCACGAAAGAATGCACAGGCGGAGGATCTGTCGAACGTGGAGTTCGAGACAAGCGAGGATGTTGAGGTGATACCCACTTTCAACGCCATGAACCTCAAAGAGGAGCTGCTACGCGGCATTTACGCGTACGGTAAATATTTAcatgcatattattattgctcagcatgcatatatttactattaatattaattaattgtttaggTTTCGAAAAACCGTCTGCCATTCAGCAACGTAGTATTAAGCCAATTGTTAAGGGACGCGATGTTATTGCTCAGGCCCAATCGGGAACAGGCAAAACAGCCACTTTCTCTATTTCAATACTTCAGAGTCTGGACACAACGTTGCGTGAAACACAAGTGCTGTGTTTATCGCCTACACGCGAGTTGGCTGTACAAATTCAAAAGGTTATTCTTGCGCTGGGCGATATGATGAATGTGCAGTGCCATGTGTGCATTGGAGGCACCAATCTCGGCGAGGATATACGCAAATTGGATTATGGTCAGCATATTGTTAGTGGCACACCTGGACGTGTCTTCGACATGATCAAGCGTCGCGTCCTACGCACAAGGTAAACAGgtatatattgttaatatacaataattattaatatgcaatttacCAATTGCAGAGCCATCAAGATGCTGGTGCTCGATGAAGCAGATGAGATGTTGAACAAGGGCTTCAAGGAACAAATATATGACGTCTATCGTTATCTGCCGCCAGCCACACAGGTTGTGCTCATTTCTGCCACACTTCCCCATGAGATTCTGGAAATGACATCCAAATTCATGACGGATCCCATTCGAATTTTGGTCAAACGGTAAGTTGAATCATCGTCATCATAAACTTTGTTAAATAACGCATTTCCATTACAGTGATGAGTTGACTCTGGAAGGCATCAAACAGTTCTTCGTTGCCGTCGAACGTGAAGAGTGGAAGTTTGATACCCTTTGCGATCTCTACGATACGCTAACCATCACCCAGGCGGTCATCTTTTGCAACACCAAGCGTAAGGTGGACTGGTTGACCGAAAAGATGCGTGAGGCCAACTTCACAGTCAGCTCCATGCACGGCGATATGCCGCAAAAGGAGCGTGACGAGATCATGAAGGAGTTCCGTGCTGGTCAGTCGCGGGTCCTCATCACAACCGATGTCTGGGCGCGCGGTATTGATGTGCAGCAAGTGTCCCTGGTCATCAACTATGATTTGCCCAACAATCGTGAATTGTACATTCATCGCATTGGTCGCTCGGGTCGTTTTGGACGCAAAGGTGTTGCAATTAACTTTGTCAAATCGGATGATATTCGTATTCTTCGCGACATTGAGCAATATTACTCTACACAAATCGACGAGATGCCCATGAATGTGGCGGATTTGATCTAAAAACAAATGTCATTTTCAACTAATCTAATTTTTACACATTGTAAAATCATAACTCAACTTTTTCTTAGCAGTAAACGACAAATGAAGTAAATAGAATACAATAGAAAGAGTATTTGTCATTCAATACACCATAATCTGTATAtgtaataaacacaaaataacaattaagaTTTAATACAGAAAccggtttttgttgtttttcaatgGTGACTCGTCGGTCGATAAGTGAAATGATACTTATCTCAACTACAATCTCAACCTTTCCATTTCGACGAGGTATGTTAGGCATTTGGGTATATTGAATtgagtaaaaataattaaaaaatattgttcacTTACAATATACACATTAAACTAGCTAGCTACAGACTTTGGTGTAAAGCGCGCACAGAATTTAAAAGCTCTTCACTAACCTAAAACATTTCAGCTAATTACGTCGGGTTTACTTTGTGGCAAAGGTACATAAGCAGTGGTTGTGGTGGCTGTTGAGGATCTGCGCTGTGGTTTGGCATCGTCGGACTTGAGTAGCGTGCCCAGCACAATGCCCAGAAATAGAATGAGGCCAACCTGAtgatttgaaatgaatttcttgGCACAATCCGTTGGATTGTCAATGTTGAGAGAGTAGATctaaaaagaaaggaaaaataaaataaagagtaGGTAAATCTACATCATATCTAGCATACCTGCTGCACTAAATGAGCGCCAACAACTCCAACTGCAGCATAGTAGGGCAGCGTCTGGTCACAAGCATAGCCAGCGGCTGAGAGGCCTGTCAGCATTGCAGCCGTAAAGCAAGAAAGCCACGCTTTGGTATTCTCGCCGAAGCGCAGAGCAGTCGACTTCACGCCAATCTGCAAATCATCCAGCTTATCCTGATGCGCATAGATCGTGTCATACACAATGGTCCAGCAAACGCCGGACAAATAAAGTGGCAAGCAGGCATCCAAATTCACGCTTCCCTGTGTGGCACACCAGCCCAGCAAGGCGCCCCAATTGAAGCACATGCCGAGCACCAGTTGCGGCCAATATGT
It encodes:
- the LOC117574901 gene encoding eukaryotic initiation factor 4A-III: MARKNAQAEDLSNVEFETSEDVEVIPTFNAMNLKEELLRGIYAYGFEKPSAIQQRSIKPIVKGRDVIAQAQSGTGKTATFSISILQSLDTTLRETQVLCLSPTRELAVQIQKVILALGDMMNVQCHVCIGGTNLGEDIRKLDYGQHIVSGTPGRVFDMIKRRVLRTRAIKMLVLDEADEMLNKGFKEQIYDVYRYLPPATQVVLISATLPHEILEMTSKFMTDPIRILVKRDELTLEGIKQFFVAVEREEWKFDTLCDLYDTLTITQAVIFCNTKRKVDWLTEKMREANFTVSSMHGDMPQKERDEIMKEFRAGQSRVLITTDVWARGIDVQQVSLVINYDLPNNRELYIHRIGRSGRFGRKGVAINFVKSDDIRILRDIEQYYSTQIDEMPMNVADLI